The genomic window CTCCAGAGGCAGAATTTCCGTCTCTGGGAGGGGGAGGGTGTCTTTGAGGATTTGGATGGCTTCGTCAAGGTCAATGTGCTGGCGGTGCATGGATTGAGCATATCAGCCGAGGGCTAAAAAAGCTTTGGCAAATGCTTTTAGGATGACAAATCCCCTTGACCATTTTCTGGACGCACAGCATCATGCTCTCGGCTCTCGGCTCTCGGCTCTCGGCTCTCGGCTCTCGGCTCTCGGCTCTCGGCTCTCGGCTCTCGGCTCTCGGCAAGTCACAGCCCCACCGTGTCATCCATACACAAATTCTTCAGCTTGTCTGGACCTCTGGCCCCCAGAGAATCCTGAGTTTTGGACAGTGTTCTCTGGTGCAAACGGTTCGAAAAAACTTGAAAAATGTGAGCGATCACTGTTGCTTGTGGGAAAACGTTTATTCCTTTTAGTGTCTGCATCACACCAAGTTCAATTCGGTTTTTTGTGTACTGCTTACGCAATTCCTGAATGTGGACCGGGTCGTTTGTGTGTTAATGACACAATTTAGAAGCAGATGGTCTTAGAATGGAACACATGAGCCTCGAAACTTTATCGATCAACACCATCCGCACATTGGCGATGGATGCCGTTCAAAAAGCCAACTCTGGTCACCCCGGTGCCCCCATGGGCATGGCCCCCATGGCCTACACCCTCTGGCAAAACTTCCTGCGTCACAACCCCAAAAACCCCAACTGGATGGGTCGTGACCGTTTCATCCTGAGCGCTGGACACGCCAGCATGCTGATTTACAGCCTGCTGCACCTCACCGGATACGACCTCTCTCTGGATGACATCAAAAACTTCCGCCAACTGCACAGCAAAACCCCTGGTCACCCCGAGTACGGCTACACCGCAGGCGTGGAAATGTCCACCGGTCCTCTGGGTCAGGGCTTCTCCACTGGCGTGGGTTTTGCCCTCGCAGAAGCCCATCTGGCTGCCCGCTACAACAAGCCCGGCTTTGAGCTGTTCAACAACTATACCTATGCCATCGTTTCCGACGGTGACCTGATGGAAGGCATCTCCCACGAAGCTGCCGGTCTGGCCGGAAACCTCGGTCTGGGCAAGATGATCTACCTCTACGACGACAACGGCATCTCCATCGAGGGCCACACCGACATCGCCTTCACCGATGACAGCATGCAGCGCTTCGAAGCTTACGGCTGGCACGTCCAGAAGGTTGCAGACGGCACCGACACCGCTGCCATTGCAGACGCCCTCAAAGCTGCGCAGGCTGTCACCGACAAACCCTCCATCATTGCCGTGCGCACCGTGATTGGTCACGGCAGCCCCAACAAAGCCGACAGCCACGACGCCCACGGCGCTCCTCTGGGCGGCGAAGAAATCAAACTGACCAAACAGAACCTCGGCTGGGAAGCCACCGAAGACTTCTACGTGCCTGCCGAAGTCAAATCCCACATGGACGCCAGCGAAGCTGGAGCCCAGCTAGAAGCCGCATGGAACGACCTGTTTGCCCGTTACACCGAACAGTACCCTCAGGAAGCTGCCGAACTGAAACTGGTTCTGGAAGGCAACCTCCCCGAGAACATCGAAGAACTGCTCCCCACCTTCGATAAGCCCCTCGCCACCCGTGCTGCCTCTGGTCAGTCCCTGAACGCGATTGCCAAAGTGTTCCCCGGTCTGATTGGCGGAAGTGCGGACCTTGCCCCCTCCAACAACACCGAACTCAAAGGTGTGAACTGGATCAAAAAAGGCGATTACAGTGGCCGCAACATCCACTTCGGGGTGCGCGAACACGGCATGGCTGCTGCCCTGAACGGCATCACCCTGTACGGCATCCGTGCTTACGGCGGCACCTTCCTGATCTTCAGCGACTACCTGAAGCCCAGCCTGCGCCTCAGTGCCCTGATGGGGATCGGCAGCATTTACGTGCTGACCCACGACTCCATCGGTCTCGGTGAAGACGGCCCCACCCACCAGCCCATCGAGCAACTGGCTTCCCTGCGTGCCACCCCCAACGTGCTGGTCTTCCGTCCTGCCGATGCCAACGAAACCGCCGCTGCATGGCTGGTGGCCATCGAAAACAAAACCCGCCCAAGCGCGCTGGCCCTCAGCCGCCAGAACCTGCCCATCCTGCCCCGCAACATTGAGGGTGTGCGCAAAGGCGCTTACCCTGTCCGCGACGTGGAAAACCCCGATGTGATCCTGATCGCCAGCGGTTCCGAAGTCTCTCTGGCCCTCAAAGGTGCAGAAGCTCTGGACGCCGAAGGCATCAAGGCCAAAGTGGTTTCCATGCCCAGCATGGAATTGTTCCGCGAGCAGGACAGCAGCTACAAGAACAGCGTGCTGAACCCCGGCGTCAAGCGTGTGGCCATCGAAGCCGCCAGTCCCCTCGGGTGGCACGAGTTCGTGGGTCTGGACGGAGCCATCATCGCCATGCCCGGATTCGGTGCCAGCGCCCCTGCCGATCTGCTGTTCAAAGAGTTCGGATTCACCGCCGAGAATGTGGTCCAGACCGTTAAGGGCATCTTGCCTGTGAAGGCTTGACCCCACCACCCGCACCTCGCTGCGCTTTCCTCCCCCTGAAGTTGGGGGAGGATTTTTTTGATCTCGGTTTGCCTGTCCTCAAGTCAGGAGGAGGTTTTCACTTCTGCATGAACGCCAGCATGGCCTGAATCACCTGTTCGGCGTGGGTCCATGGAATGTTGTGTGGGCCGTCTTTGATGACCACATATTCGCTTCCGGGAATCAGGTCTTTCAGGCGGTCTGCTGTGGAGGCAATCGGCAAAATGCGGTCCGAGTCCCCGTGAATGATCAATGTGGGGATGGTGTTGGCTTTGACATCCTCGCGGAAATCGGTGAGCCAGGTGTCCACACAGGCCAGAGTGGCCCGCGCTGAAGCTCTGGCGGCCACATTCCAGCTCATTTGCATGGCTTCCTGACTGACCCTTGAGCCCAGCAGCACATCGGCATTGTAGAAATTCTTGAAAAATTCGGTGAGGTATCTGGGACGGTCCTGACGGATGGCGGCTTTGATGCCCTCAAAGACACTCTGGTCCACCCCCTCGGGGTTGTCGTCGGTTTTGAGCAGGAAAGGGGGAATCGGGCCAATCAGGATGGCTTTGCTGACCCGTTCGGTCCCGTAGCGGGCAAGGTAACGGGTGACTTCGCCGGTGCCCATCGAAAAGCCCACCAGAATGGCGTCTTGCAGGTTCAGGTGGGTCATCAGGTGGTCCAGATCGTCGGTGAAGGTGTCGTAATCGTACCCAGAGGAAGGTTGACTGGACTGTCCAAATCCCCTGCGGTCATAGGTGATCACGCGGTATCCAGCATCCAGCAAAGCGTTTTCCTGTCGTTCCCAGGATCTGCCGTTCAAGGGGAAGCCGTGAATCAGGACCACCGGTTGACCCTGTCCGTGGTCTTCAAAGAAAAGTTGAATGTCTTGATTGTTTTCCTGTCCTGTCTTGACATGTGGCATGTGTGCTCCTTCAGGCGTTGGGTGCCTCTTGCAGGATCAGGGATTTTGAGGGGGGCTTCTGCCAGAAATCCCACCTTCAGATAAGATGATCGCATGTACCGTCTCTTTTTCCGTGACCTTGAAATTGGAACCGTTCAGCGCACGGGTGGAGATTTCCCGTGGCACTGGGGCCGTTTCGAGCCCACTTTTGTGCCAGAGGAGTCAGACCTGACCCGTCATATTGCCGATTACATTCAGATCAGTGCAAAAAAATATCCCCTGATTGAGGCAGAGGATTTTGAACCCTTGCATGCTCTGGAGGAACAGATTGCTGCCGATTTTCTGGACCTGATCGACACCGACGACTGGCGTCTGGTGGATGGAGCGGATTCCTGGTCCATCACCGTGCCCGAGTTTCAGGAAGACCAACTGATCGCGTGGCGCTGAATCACTGTTTCCAGAGCAGGGCCAGGGTCAGGTTGAGGACCACCAGCACAGCATAAACAATGCCAAGTGTCATTTTTCCAGAGAGCATCAGGGCCACGGCTGCCCCTCCAAAGAGCATCACCTGAAGCACCAGATACAGGCCATCGGGCAAAGGGTAAACCGCTCTGGGAGACATGAACACGCCCCAGAAAACCGCCACCAGCACAGGCAGTCCGAGGCCCAGACCCCACTTCATCAGGGGTCCAGAGCCCACATGAAATCCCCACAGGCCAAAGGCCCAGAGCATCACCAGTTCGATCAGAAACGCCAGTGCCAGATTGAGGCTTTTGAAGTCCATGGTTTACCCCTTCACGGTGCTGTACTGGAGCATGCCGGAATGCAGGGTTTCCAGCATCAACTCAAAAGTTTCTTCAAGCTTCAGAGGCATGCCAAATCCGCCTCCCACTTCCAGATCCATGAAGCCTTTCAGAATGGAGCGAAAAATCCGGATGAAATGCAGGGCTTTTTCTTCCTCAAGGTGGTAGCCTTGCAGCACGTCCAGAATGGTGCTCAGGTAAAGGCTGGCCAGTTTTTGAGACTCAGGGCTGAACTTTTGCACGCTGATCTGGGTGGCGGTGTACAGGCCGGGATGCTCCTTGGCCGCTTCCCGATGGGTTTGGGCCACCGCAAAAAGGGCCTCTTTTCCAGAGCGTCCCGCTGCCGCCTGACGGGTGCGTTCAATCATCATCTGCATGCCTCTGGCGGCCAGACTGTCTTGCAGGTGTTCCAGACTCTGGATGTGGTTGTACAGGGAAGGGGGTTTGATGTGCAGCTCACTGGCCAGTCTGGCGAGGGTCAGGTTCTGCAAACCTTCGCGGTCTGCCAGTTGTGCAGCAGCGTCCAGCACCTGATCGAAAGACAACCCTTTGCGTGGCATCACTTCACCCCTTTGAGAAATTGCAGGATGCGCTCTGAAACCTGCTCTGGAAACTCGGTGTGCGGATAGTGTCCGGAGGTTTCCACGGGCATCAGTTCAGCGGAAAGGCGTTCTGCCAGCCATTTTGCTTCTGCGATGGGGTCTTTGAAATCGGGATCTCTGGAACCCATGATCACCAGAGCAGGTTTCTGCACCTTTGGCAGCAGGGGTTCAACATCGATTTTCGATGGAGCCATGTAGGCTTTCAGGGCGTCCATCTGGCCTTTTTGCCCCATGTGGCGTTTCAGTTTTGCAGCGTACTGCTGGTGGTCTGCAGGTTTGCGGGCAGGGAACAGGCTGTTCCAGTAGGCCATCCAGAAAGCCGTGTTCCACGGTCCAGCAAAAGCCACCTTGACAGTCAGGTCCATGTACCACGGCATGGGCAGGGTTCTGACCACTGGACCCAGCAAGGTCAGGCTTTTCACCCGTTCTGACTTTTCCAGAGCAGCATAAATTACCGTGCGGGCAGCAAAGGAATTTCCAATCAGGTGGGCAGATTTGAGGTTCAGGTGGTCCAGCAACAAAAGCAGATCCTTGGTGACGGCTTCGGCGGTGTACTCGGGCCATCCGGTACTGCTTTCGCCATGCCCACGCAGGTCAAGGGTGATGACCCGGTATCCAGCACTGGCAAGGTCTCGGACCAGAAAACGGTACTGCTGCCGGAGGTCTCCCATGCCGGGGAGGCACACCACGGTCTCTCCGGTTCCGCCTGTGTCATCAAAAGCGAGGGTGCCTTCAGGGGTGTTCAGAAATTGGGTGTTCATGGGGACCTCCACGGGAGCAGTGATGGTATTAACTAACATAATTAGTTTATAAACTATGACCATTAGTTTTGTCAACCACCGACGATAATTGTCTTTACCGTAGAACCCCGACCACAAAAAACCTCCTGCTTTTCGCAGGAGGTCAGGAGGAGCATTCCAAACTCAGGCTTGTACGGCCTGACGGTTTTTGATCCGCAGGTCATCCAGAGCAAAAGCACCTGCACCGGCCAGCGCCAGAGACACGGTGGCCCCAATCAAAGCCAGTGGAAACTCAATGCCATTGGGGGCAAAGAATCCACCTTTGATGTGCACCAGCAGCAAAGCACCCAGCATGTTCAGGGCCAGCAGTCCTGCAGCAATGCGGGTGAACAGACCAGCAATCAGGGCCAGACCACCGATCAGTTCAATGGTTGCGACCAAGGGAGCCACCACACCTGCCAGAGGAATCCCCATCTGGGTGAAGGCTCCGGTGGTTCCGGGCAGGGTGTACTCGAAGAACTTCTGGTAACCGTGGGCCACAAAAATCACGCCAATCAGGACGCGCAAAATGGCAAGGGCAAGCTGGGTTTTCTGGGCATTCTCTGGGGTCATGGTGTCTCCTTTGTTTTGACGATATCCGTTAAAACGAATATCTACTGAAAAAAAGCTCAGGGTTGAGGGGTGAGTTCTTTCAAAAGCTCTACCAGCAAACGGGTTTTCTCTTCGCCCAGTTGGGCAAACTGTCTTTCGTGCAAGTCCAGCATGGGTTGATCAATTCTGGACAGCAGTTCCAGGCCTTTTGTGTTGATGCGCGAAACCACCACCCGGCGATCTGCATTGCTTCTGGCCCGAGAGATGAGGTCCTGCTTTTCCAGGTTGTCCAGCAGACGGGTCACATCCGGATCGCGGTTGACATCCATCAACTTCTGGATGACCTCGCCACAAGTGGCCCCGTTCGGTTCTGCACCGCGCAAAATCCTCAGGACATTGAATTGTGGACCGCTCAGCCCATGTTCCTTCAAGAGATCAATGGTTTGCTGGGTCAACTGCTGGCTGCTGCGCACGAGGGTCAGGTATGCCTGATGCTCTGGAGATGTGGGGGATGATGTCATGTGCTGTACCTGCCTCTGTCTGAATATTATTCGTTAAAACGAATATTGTCAACTTCTTTAACTTGCTGTTTTGTGTGATCCTTGACTTACACCCTCCGGTCTCTCCTCCAGACTGGGAAAGGCAGGAGGGACATCCCCTCCACAGGAGGACAAAATGACTGCAGTGAATCAACTCACACTGAAATACCTTGATGAACAGAACATCTTCACCGCCGAGAACCGTTTCAACATTGATCTGGAAGCCACCCAGCAGAAGTTTCAGGAACTGGTGGCCCGCAAACTCGAAGAGAAACGCGGCCTTGCCCCCAACTCTGTGAAGTTCGCCTGCTACTTCCGTGCCGATCAGGGCTCAGAAGACAAATTCCAGCAAGACCAGAGCACCGACGTGAGCCAGCAGGGCAGTCAGGTGTCTCAGGATGAACTTCGCCAGATCATGGATGAAGTCAAAGAGGAAAAACAATTCTGGGTGGTGGCAGAGTAAACCTGCTATACTCCCCAGAGCACATGAGCATCTTTACAGCACCTCGCCCACCGCAGTTGAGGTGCTGTTTTTGGATCAGGACGCTTCCGAAAGGAAGCGTTTTTTTTGTGCTAGAAAGAGGAATGCATGCTGAAGGAACGCATCACCAGAGCCTGCTTGCTGACTGGAGCCTTCACCCTCCGCTCGGGTGAAACAGCACACCAGTATTTCGACAAATACCGTCTGGAATCCGATCCGGTGTTGCTCAGAGAGATTGCAGAAGCCATGCTGCCCTTGCTGCCAGAGGATTTTGATGGTTTTGCAGGTCTAGAACTGGGTGGGGTTCCCATTGCCACGGTGCTGGGTCAACTGACCCTGAAACCTGTCTATTTTGTTCGCAAAGCACCCAAAACATATGGCACCTGCCAGCAAATCGAAGGTGGAGATGTGGCAGGTCAGCGTCTGGTGGTGGTCGAAGACATGATCACCTCTGGAGGACAGGTGCTGGAAAGCACAGCCCAACTGCGTGAGCAAGGGGCCATTGTGGAACATGCCATTTGTGTGGTCCTCCGAAAACCAGAGGGCCAACACCATTTGGGCCAAGCAGGATTGAATCTGGCTTTTGTTTTGCAGGACTTCTGAATCCTCAAAGCCAGTTCAATAGATTGTCAGGCACCAGCCGATCTCCATTCTGGAAGTCTGAAATGGGCTTCCAGAATGCGGTGACTGAATCGTCCAGCACTTTGAATTTTCGATCTTCATAGAAAGCAGGATCAGAGAAACGGATGCGGTAATTGAAGAAAATCTGGTGGGCTTTTTTGCCATTCCAGCCAAAGACTTCTTCAATGACCCCCATAAATTCAAGAATTTCGATCTCTGCATTCAGTTCTTCTTTGAATTCTCTGGGCAGGGCATCTCTGGACAGTTCACAATGCTGGATGCCTCCTCCCAGAGGGCGATAAAACGGAATGCCGGTGTCCGGTGAGATGCCTTTGTAAACCAGTATTTTGCCATCGTGTTCAGCAATGCCCAGAACCACATTTCGCATGGGTCTTATTGTGCTTTGCCCTGACCTGCTTTGGAATCCGTTTGATTGCTTAGGAGAAGTTTACAGCTTACGGTGGACAGTTCACAGTAAAAAACGTGTGAGACAGTATTAAAACTGTTGAGAACCTTCAAAATTTAAGAAAGATCCAGAGGTTCTGAACCCCAGCTTTTCATAAAGCTGAACGGCTTTCAGGTTGCTTTCTCTGGTGGAAACGGTGGTTTTGTGGGCTCCACGTTTCTGTAAAGCAGCAACGCCCGCAGCCATCAGCACCTTGCCCAATCCTTTGCCCTGACGCTCGGGATGCACTCCCACAGGTTCAAAAGTGCCTGTTCTGGAGAGGGCATCGAACCACACCAGAGCAGATCCGGCCACGGTCCCATCTGGCCCGATGATCAGTAGATCCAGTGCAGGGTCATACACTGGGCAACTCTGGACCTGTTGCAAAGCCTCCAGTGTGAAACGTTCAGACTTCCAGACTTTCTGATGAATCTGGACCCTTTGAATCGGGTCTGTGAATTCCTGCATGTTGCTCAAGGTGTAGCCCTCTGGCAAAACAGCAGTTGAGGTCAGAGGGGGTTGGTGCACCATCCAGACACTTCTGCTGTCAGAAAGGGAATACCCACGGTCCAATAGCAAAGGGCACAGAGGGCTTGCGGAACCAACGCGGATGGTCCACTTGGATTTTTGATGCTTGATGGCATGTTGTTCAGCAGCATCCAGCACCTGCTCCAGAGCCCTGCACTCAGGATGCACGGTCAGGGAAATCCAGTCTGGCGGATCTGCAAACAGCACAGCCTGAATCTGGTTTTCCACAGATCGAAAGATTTGAATGGAGACTTTGGGATCAAAAAGGGTGCTCTGGAACATCCACCAGCACAAGTCTCCGGGATGCACCTCGGGGCCAGAGGAGAGGGCAGAGAGGTGCGCCAGAAAGTGCAGTGTTTCAGGAAGCTCTTTGTAAAGATCAAATTGGCACTTCAATAGAGAAACCATACCAGTGATTTTCTCAAGCTGCTGCCCAGAGCACATCAGCCATTCAGCGTCTTTTTTCCAGGGCCTTCAAATACGCTCTGGATTTCTTCTGCAAGTCAGCAACGGTTTTGCGGTTGGCCTGAAGGTAAGAGGGAGGCAAAAGGTCGGTGTAGAGTTTGCCATCCAGATGATCAGATTCATGTTGCAGGACTCTGGCCCAGTACCCTTCGGCTTCTTCAATGCAGGTTTCACCGTGTTCGTTGGTGTACGTCAGGCGGATGGCTGAAGGACGCTGCACATCGTCCGACCACATGCCCGGCAGGGACAGACAACCATCAGTGTGGGAGGTCCGCAAGGTGGAGTCCAGAATGTCCACTGTCGGATTGATGGCCACCAGATGCCGTTTCACCTGTGCACTCAGGGGGATGTTTCCCTCGGGTTCCTCGGTGCGGTATTCTGCCGCCACAAACATCCGAATGGGCAGGCCAATCTGAGGGGCAGCGAGGCCCACCCCATAAGCGTCAAACATGGTTTCCATCATGTCCTGTGCCAGTTGCTCCAGAGCCACCTCTTGAAATCCGGGCACCTGTTGCAACCGTTGCAGATCTGTGATTGGACTGCATTTTCTGCGCAGGATGGGGTCGCCATAGTAACGCAAAGGGTAAACGGTGCTCATTGCTGTCCTCTGGGCCGGATCACCATTTCCAGATCCAGTTCATCCAGAATGCTTTGCCAGAGCTCGGGAATTTTTCCGCCTTTGATGGGGTCTTTCAGGGCACGGCTGATTTCTTGAGGCGTTTTCTCCAGTTTGCGTGCCAGATCTGCCTGCGAGATGTGCCTCTGGTGCAACACCTCCTGAATGGCTTTGCGGATGTCCTCGTTCATGTTGAAATGTTAGCAGATTTTGTTGATAAAATCAGCGAATTTTGCTGATTGATCATGGGTTGAATGTTGAATTTTGGACTTGGATGGGTACATCGTTTTGGGCAAGGTCTTGGGCAAAACAGGGTGGCCTCTCTTCTGCAAAATCCATTTGAGGTTTCCAGTCCACAGGGCAACGCTTGCCCAAGCCTTCTGCCCCTCAATTCAGAATCCCATCTGCCCCTTCCATGCGGTAAATCTTCTGCTCTGGGGCACGCTGGTAGACAATGGTGGACATTGGAGCTTTGCGGTCCTTGAGGAGTTTGAGGAGGACTTCAATCACCCCATCGGTGTCTTCGGCTTTGAAGATGGTGAGGTCCAGACTGGCAACCCCTTCTCCAATGCCCGCTCCACTGACTTCACCCCAATCCCCTCTGGACAACAAACCATCAATCCACGCTTCAAAATCATCGCGGTCATCGAGGTCAAAATCTGCACGAATCGGAAACACCACTTCCAGAAAACCTTCTGCCATGGCTCAGCATAGCAAATGGCAGAAAAGCAAAAAGGGCGCATGTGCTGCGCCCCGTTAAGCTTGTGTGGATCATTCACCCACGATGGTGTCAAGTTCTGCTGGGGTGAGGCGTTGTGCGCTCAGGCGCTCTGCACGAATGATGGCGCGGATGTCGTCTACAGCACGTTCCACGTTGTCGTTGAGCACGCAGTATTTGAATTCGTGGGCCATCAGGATTTCTCCACGGGCTTTGGAAAGACGCTTCTCGATCTTCTCCAGAGGCTCGGTTGCACGCCCCACCAGACGGTTTTTCAGTTCGGTCAAGCTGGGTGGCATGATGAAAATCAAAATGGCCTCAGGCATGGCCTCTTTGACTTGCATGGCCCCCTGCACTTCAATTTCCAGCAGCACATTGCGCCCCTGTGAAAGCTGCTCCTCTACCGCTGCTCTGGGTGTACCGTACTGGTTGCCCACAAATTCAGCGTGCTCCAGAAATCCCAGACCCGAGGAGATTTCAGCTTCGAACTCCTCACGGGTCTTGAAAAAATAGTGCACACCATTTTCTTCTCCAGGACGGGATTCACGGGTGGTCCACGAGATGGAGTAATAATAGTCTTCGACTTGTTCGAGTTGCTGACGGATGGTGCCTTTGCCGACTCCACTTGCGCCAGTCATCACCAGCAATAAACCGCGTTTCTGTGCCATGGCTTGTTTTCCCTTCCTCGGGACTTCCAGAAAGTGTAGCAGTTTTGCATGAGACATGTATACCTGAAGCAGAAGGTTTTTTGGCGCTCGGCATGACTTGTCCAGTGCAAGTGTCAGCAGAACCCAGGCACAGGGTTCTTCAAAAAGCCCATGATTTGCCAGAGCTTTTGGTTGCTTCTGCTCTCTGCTTTTTGCCTCCTTCAGTGCTACCCTGAAAGAAACCATTCCCACAGTTTCGCAAATTCATCACTGGAGGAGAAGCATGCGCACACCTTTTTTGCGGGGGTTGAAGAGGCTGTACATCCGCAGCAAGCAGGAAGCCACACTGGAAAGCACCCCAGAGGCTCCCATTTCACGCCGTGATTTTTTGAAAGCCGCGACCCTGACGGCAGCGGTGTCCAGTGTTCCGGCTCTGGCCCAGAAACGCAAAGTCACCGAACGGGTGGTGATTGTGGGAGGTGGGGTGGCTGGCCTCACCTGTGCTTACCGCCTCAAGCAGCAAGGCATCCATGCCGACATTTACGAGGCTTCAGACCGTCTGGGTGGACGCATGTTCAGCGTCTACAACACCTTTGACATGAATGAAGTGGTGGAGTTGGGCGGCGAACTGGTGGACAGTGGCCATGAGGAACTGATCACCCTGACCGAGGAACTGGGCCTCCACCTCACAGATTTGAAGGCAGCAGAAAAGGGCCTCAAATCCGAAGACTGGTTCTTCGGTGGAAAGCGTTACACCGAACGGGACCTGTTGAGGATGTTTAAGCCCATTGCTGAGCGCATTGACCGGGATCTGGAAAACGTGGATCTGGACACCGTGAATTACAAAAACCCCGGAGGAGCAGAACCTCTGGACTGGGTGTCCATCCCGGATTACCTTGCACCCATCGAGGCCGATCAGGTCATGAAAGACATTCTGGCTCTGGCCTACACCACCGAGTACGGTCTGGACGCTTCTGAACAGAGCGCCACCAATTTGCTGTACCTGATCGGCACCGATCCCAAAAGCTGGCAAATTTACGGGGAAAGCGACGAAGCCTACCACATCAAAGAAGGCAGTGGAGCCGTTCCCAGACGGCTTGCCCAGAGGACCAACAACCAGATTCAGGTGGGCAGGGTGCTGGAACGGGTCAGCAAAACCTCCAGCAACCGCTACAAGCTGGACTTCAAAAACGGCCCGAGTGTGTATGCAGACCATGTGGTGTTCACCATTCCTTTCAGTGTGATGCGTTTGCTGGACATCCAGATTGACCTTCCTCCGGCCAAGCGTCAGGCCATTCAGGAACTCGGGTATGGGACCAACAGCAAACTGATGGCAGCTTTTGAGACTCCGATCTGGCGCACCCAGTACGGTTTCAGTGGCAGCACCTACAGCGATTTGCCGTTCCAGACTTCATGGGAGACCACCAGAGGCCAGAACACCAAAGGTGCGGTGCTGACCCGATTTACCGGAGGCACCCTCGGGGTGAAATCTGGCGAGGGTTCCCCTCTGGAGCAGGGCGCCCTGTTTGTGGAACAGATGGAAACCCTGTATCCCGGTCTCCAGTCGGTGTACACCGGGAGTGCCGTTCGCATGCACTGGCCCACCAAACCCCATCAACTCGGGTCTTATTCCTGCTACCGGATCGGACAGTTCACCAGCATCCGTGGTGCAGAAGGTGAGTGTCTGGGACGGCTGTATTTTGCTGGAGAGCATACCTCACCTTTTGCGCAGGGGTACATGGAAGGTGCCGTCGAAAGCGGAAACCGCGTGGCCAGAGAGGTCTTGAAAGCCATTCGGTGAAGGTTTTGTTGGGAGGGCGAGGCATGCCTTCTTGTGCAAAACGAGGGACCGCAGGTTGATCCCTCTGCACGCTCGCCCCTACATCCCATTGACCATTTCTTGTGCGTACAGCTCTCGGCAGGTCTTATCCCATTTCTTCACATCGTTCATCCCCATCCAGATCAACTCCCAGACGGGCTTTGTCCAAACGGCTTATCCTTGCTTCCCTCTTGCTAAGTGCTTCTCTTTACCCACCAGTACGCCAATTTCGGATGTTGGCAGGACATCTTTCACTGGATAATGGAGTCAGAAGCAAGGGAGTGACCATGAACGAATATTTGATGAACAACCAGGCCCAGCAAAAGCTGGACACCAT from Deinococcus misasensis DSM 22328 includes these protein-coding regions:
- a CDS encoding GNAT family N-acetyltransferase, with product MVSLLKCQFDLYKELPETLHFLAHLSALSSGPEVHPGDLCWWMFQSTLFDPKVSIQIFRSVENQIQAVLFADPPDWISLTVHPECRALEQVLDAAEQHAIKHQKSKWTIRVGSASPLCPLLLDRGYSLSDSRSVWMVHQPPLTSTAVLPEGYTLSNMQEFTDPIQRVQIHQKVWKSERFTLEALQQVQSCPVYDPALDLLIIGPDGTVAGSALVWFDALSRTGTFEPVGVHPERQGKGLGKVLMAAGVAALQKRGAHKTTVSTRESNLKAVQLYEKLGFRTSGSFLNFEGSQQF
- the def gene encoding peptide deformylase, with the translated sequence MSTVYPLRYYGDPILRRKCSPITDLQRLQQVPGFQEVALEQLAQDMMETMFDAYGVGLAAPQIGLPIRMFVAAEYRTEEPEGNIPLSAQVKRHLVAINPTVDILDSTLRTSHTDGCLSLPGMWSDDVQRPSAIRLTYTNEHGETCIEEAEGYWARVLQHESDHLDGKLYTDLLPPSYLQANRKTVADLQKKSRAYLKALEKRR
- the gmk gene encoding guanylate kinase, coding for MAQKRGLLLVMTGASGVGKGTIRQQLEQVEDYYYSISWTTRESRPGEENGVHYFFKTREEFEAEISSGLGFLEHAEFVGNQYGTPRAAVEEQLSQGRNVLLEIEVQGAMQVKEAMPEAILIFIMPPSLTELKNRLVGRATEPLEKIEKRLSKARGEILMAHEFKYCVLNDNVERAVDDIRAIIRAERLSAQRLTPAELDTIVGE
- a CDS encoding FAD-dependent oxidoreductase, with translation MRTPFLRGLKRLYIRSKQEATLESTPEAPISRRDFLKAATLTAAVSSVPALAQKRKVTERVVIVGGGVAGLTCAYRLKQQGIHADIYEASDRLGGRMFSVYNTFDMNEVVELGGELVDSGHEELITLTEELGLHLTDLKAAEKGLKSEDWFFGGKRYTERDLLRMFKPIAERIDRDLENVDLDTVNYKNPGGAEPLDWVSIPDYLAPIEADQVMKDILALAYTTEYGLDASEQSATNLLYLIGTDPKSWQIYGESDEAYHIKEGSGAVPRRLAQRTNNQIQVGRVLERVSKTSSNRYKLDFKNGPSVYADHVVFTIPFSVMRLLDIQIDLPPAKRQAIQELGYGTNSKLMAAFETPIWRTQYGFSGSTYSDLPFQTSWETTRGQNTKGAVLTRFTGGTLGVKSGEGSPLEQGALFVEQMETLYPGLQSVYTGSAVRMHWPTKPHQLGSYSCYRIGQFTSIRGAEGECLGRLYFAGEHTSPFAQGYMEGAVESGNRVAREVLKAIR